A window of Malania oleifera isolate guangnan ecotype guangnan chromosome 2, ASM2987363v1, whole genome shotgun sequence genomic DNA:
ttcccaaatctgagtagtcacttccaagttgttttggctGTCTCAGAAGCATGtagcattagttcccaaatttgagtagttgttttcaaattgtgatgATTTATCTACCTTAGTGGCAAGTGGCATAGTCCCCAAATCCATGGTCGTGATCAAGTCATAAACTAGGACAGTTTACACCTTACTCTATGAGCTTGTTGAATTAACCTAGATTCTATGCATTTTGTAAATCCACATATTATCTTTTGTGAGGATTTTTCTATATAACGCCCAAGCCAAAATTTGTGTCTCCTATCTTTATAGATTTGCTACTATAAGAGGCCAAGAGATAGGTTTTCTTGTCATCCTAagtaacaaatctataaagaggggcagctgtaggcACCCCATTTTTGTCCAGGGCTTATATAGTAgaatttgtttcttttttttttcctaattctAGTGCCCATTTGGGTCTTTTTCTTAGTctaatttttggaatttatgCATACTCGTGTAAACATTCATTAAttcaataaaatgagaaaatacaaaaaagtTTGAATACagggaaaatgaaaaaaaaaatttgagtacattaaaaattttataaaaaaaataaaacaagaaagGAGAAAATCTGGTGTGCCAGCATCTTCAAACCTGCAagtacaaaaggaaaaaaaaagaaaagaaattagaCATGTGGGATTACTTAATTAACATGTGCGTAAAATTAGAGTTTAATGCAAAGTAAATTGAGCCATCCAACTTAAATTTGATGGATTAGTTAAATTCTGATTAATCAAATCAAAATTGATGGAATGATTTTACgaggcctataaatagtgaacTTAAGAAGGATAACAAATACACACATAGACAGAAGGAAGAGAGGAATTGCTCACTGAAAATTTTGAGAGATAATTATGAGGAGAAGGCTAAGTGTTTGAAATTGAGAAGGTGATCAAAGATAGAAGACCAAGAGGCTTGAATTGCAGAAGTGGTGGAAGGCTGGCAATAAAGAATTCAAGAGATTCAGGAAAAAGGAACAGAAAATTGTAAAGTGGAAAATTCAAGAACAGAGGTAGGTACTTgttaattttgtattaatttttatttcaatttctgGCAATGCTGAAACTTGAACTCAAGATTTTGTAATTAGAGTTTAAATTCAAACATAATAGGAATCAATAATTTTCACAGAATATTCCGAACAAGATTCAGGTATTTGACTTGAATTTGGAATACCCAAACCTGAATACCCAGATCCAAACATCCATACCCGATTACCCCAGAGCCGAATACCTATACCTGATTACCCCATTTTGATCCAAAGTCCCGGGTCAACTTGACCCAGGTTCAAGTCCATTTACCCATTGACCCAAATCCGAATGACCAAACTTGAGACCCAAGTCAACATTGAATTGGGTCAACTAACCCATCTACCTTAACTTAACCCATTTACCCTTTGATCACTAAAACCCATTAGATTTTGGGCCTTGACCCCTATCCATTTGAATATAAGACCCAAAGTCCTATTGGGCCCAAATTAGCTTAAAGCCCAAAGTCTTAAACCAGGCCTAATAAAATTTATTAGGCTCAGTCCAATTGAGTAAGTCTTCATTGAACCCAAAGCCCACGCCCAAGAGAAACCTAAACTAAGTTTGAAGCCCAATCCAATCCTAAAGCCTAGTTGGTCCTAACCCAGCCTAACTATCCCAACCTAACTGAACCCTACAACCCAATTAGTCCACGGCCTAATCGGGCCTGTCTTAGGCCAATTTCTCATGACCGAAATACATGCCCTAGTACTAACAACCAAGGCCCAGTTGGGCTTGATCCACCTAAATTTAATTAACCTAGGGCCCAATTAGGCTTGACTCAATTTGGCCCTAGCCCAACTAGCTTGAACCCAACCTGTAACTTAACTCAGGTTTAACCTAACCCTAACCTAAATTTAATCCAACCCGAGTTTGAACCTAGTTCAAACTAAATTGGAGCCTCGGTTTCCCTTGTTTGTTTCTctagaaaatgaaagaaaaagaaaatttaaaaaaagggACCAGGTCTTTACCTTTGGTTGGTCTATGTTTCAAATCGGGAAGATAAGGGCAAAGAGCTTGAATCTCTATACCACAATGTGCATTATTTAACCTGCAAATAAGAAATAGAAGAGGGAGACGAGAATAGatcaaatgaaaagaaaataaataaagaaaagtgaGAAGAATTGTAAAGAGGATGGGGAGGTTTACTTGGATTTATTGTTGGTAGTGACTCTGGTTGTGGCTTGCGGTGAGATAGAGCTGAgacaaaaagagagagaggatAGATCGAAGAGGGAAAAgatggagagatagagagagagagagagagaggaaggtcgaagagaaagggaaagagagagaaagagagttcagaaagagagagagaggaagatagatggagagagagaatgagaagaaCATAGAAAGGAGagtgaagaaaagaaaaagaagagttttatattaagttttcaaaaaaataaaaaataattagtgGGACACGTGTCACCGTACGAATGGTGACAAATTGTGCACCCAAGACCGCCCGTTTGGGGAGCGACGTGGCGCGATCCTAGCCGTCCAATATATACTTTATCTAGATGGCCGGATCACTGTCATGTCAACAATCCGCGTCAAATGCTCAACACCTGTCATAGTTTGCCACATGTCAGGTGATGTCATGCTGATgttaaataaattcaaaaaaaagaaacaaatataaaatacaaaatatcaGTGCCACGTGTCGCTATTGCTGGTTGACATGTGGTGGCCTTTTTCCCTAACTAGGTCAACTTGGTTTGGTTCGGGTCAATCTGAGTTAACCTAGTTCAGACTGGTTGAACCTATCTGACCCGTCCTAAATCGCTAACTCagttctttaattttaaaattgattttaatatgatttttaatttttaaaaattgggaaaatagtaaaaatgttagaaaaaataaataaaaattatttgagttattttgtctcaaataataaaaaaaataggaaaataaaaataccaaaataaaatgaaatggaGGAAAAGTCTTTGAAAACCCAAAGAGTTGCGGAAAAATGTTGAAAACTTTTCAgaaatttcttaaaaaattttgaaagaccCGGGATTGTTTTGAAGACTCTTTGGTCAAATTTGAGgaatttgtttgattattatctGTATATATTTTGTTTTGGTGTGTGCGCGTCCCAATGATTGAGCAAACGGTAAAGAGGTGTTTTGGACCTCACTTATATTAATTCTGAGAGGGGTTTATCTAACAAAATCCCCTCCTTTGGAGCTATTATTAGACATTCATAAATCGCaccttattttatatatttttttaaagttttaatatttatttgctTTTTTAAAGAGTTAATTAAAACCACTAAATTCAGTTTAAggataattcatagttaattaggcACTAttcatagaacgggtgtgtaggggtgCTAATACTTTCCTCTCGCATAACTAAACACCTGATCCTAACTCTAGTAAATGTAAACTGAGACTACTGATTCTTTGACCTACGATTAGTTTATAGACCAATCAagaagtagtaattaggtgaactaactgcACCTaggaaaataataggttagtggcaactttatcaaatctttaatattattatttctcaccATTTTAGACCTTTctccgggacgttgcgacaattATTTTTTCTTGCAGATATTTGATGtagattttatatttttattgctTTCCGATCCCAACTTTGGTAAATGTAGACTGAAACTACTAGTTCCTTGGCTTAGGATTAATTTAAAGACCAATCAGaagtagtaattaggtaaactaatcatacttaggaaaataacaggttagtgacAACTTTATCgaacctttaatattattatttctcaccATTTGGGACCCTTCTCGGGGACGTTccgaaaattattttttcttgcaGATATTTGATGcagattttatatttttattgctTCCCTAACTTCACTTTTCAATTCAATAGGAATACCTGGAATCAAGACCTCATTGTTGGAAGAGTTTGGCATTCGTTTAGTAACATATGATCTTCCTGGTTTTGGGGAGAGTGAACCTCATCCGGATAGAGACCTTCTGTCATCGGCTATGGATATGTCATACTTAGCAAATGCTGTTGGTATTCAAGACAAGTTCTGGGTGGTGGGATTCTCTGGTGGAAGCATACATGCTTGGGCTGCAATCAGATATATTCCTGACAGACTTGCAGGTATATTGGTCGCTTTTAAATATACATTCTCTTTTGATTGTAATTTTCTcatttagaatatttattttcaaaaacagtAAAGAATTGCATATCTTGTCTTCATGCATTTTTTTCACTTGGAGCTGTTGAGTCACAACCTGAAAGCCTAAACTGGAAGGTTGGTGGCCAATATTGTATAACAGGCCGTAACACTTCCCTCTATATGTCTGATCATATTTGGATGTGAACAAACAAGGATAATTGAACAAATAGAAGATAAATGCAGGCAAAACAAATAGGAGGGCCTCTTGGCAATCATGGCTCTTATGCCATGTCGAAAGCTTAAGCTGTAAacttgtgagccaacaatgtatatctaGCCTTAATCGGAGCATGAGTTCCTAAATGCCATCTTTGCTGCAATGGGGAACTTCTCCTTGGAGGTTAAGTATGCAGCACCAATGGGTTGAAATGATTTCCTTTGAAGTAATACATGTACTCCTCTTCATTCCAGAAAAAATCTGATCCAAATTATTTGAGAAGAACTCAGTGATTCTAACCGTCCCCACCTCTAGAAGTGTTCTTTGGGggaaaaaaactaaaactaaaactaaaaccaACACAAGTTATAGTCACCTACAGGATGAACTTAGAATTAATCTGTTCAAAGGAGTTTACCTTTCATGTTGGCTGCAATAGCACTTGAAAGCAGACAACATAGAATGTTAAGGGAGGCTAAGTGCTTTGCTTAGTTTTTAAATCAGTTGAAATCTCCAGCAAGGTAATTTGAGAGCTTGAGATGATATGAAAAATTGAAATTTATTCTAGGCTATTGCTATGAAGAGAGTTGAATGGTGGAGAAGCCCTCTGGTTTTTATAATGGAATTACTTGAACAGGATTCTAAGTTGACAATGGTGATGAACAGCCCCAGCCTGCTGGTTTTCACGATATTGGATAAATTTATAATAACTGAACAAGGTTCCGTTAGCTTTATGATCAATTTTATATTATCAGTAATGTATCTCATTCAATAATATATAACCGTCATTCAGAACATTTTAAACTTTATCTGTACGGTCTATAAATTACTGCTACATTTTTCACAGACTCAGATGCATGAATTTCCTAGGGGAAATTCAAATTTCTATTCTTTTAGATGCATTTTGTCTCTGATCCACTTGTGGCCAAACTAGCAGGTGCTGCAGTATTTTCTCCAATGGTTAATCCATATGAACCAAGGATGACTAAGGAGGAAAAATATAGAATCTGGAACAAGTGGCCAGCCAAGAGGAAACTGATGTTCTTCTTAGCCCGGAGGTTTCCTAGATTTCTTGCATACTTCTACCATCAGAGTTTCTTATGTGGAATGCATGGTCAAATCGAGAGATGGTTGTCACTGTCGTTGGGAAAGAGGGTGAGTCATTTTGATCGTCATGATCTTCTGATTAGGAATTCAGTGTTACATACTACACcgtctctatttataatatttctCATCCTATCCAATTTAGTTTCTGAGGTCCCATTTATCAGGAAGCTGGTTATTCAAAATATAAAGATAATCAGCGAAAAAAAGGCTggggaaaataataataataaaaggaagatTATTCGAGGATTGATTGATGATATGGCCCAAGGATGGTGATTGGTGGTGTGGCTTCAGGCATGACAGGCTGTCCCCAAATGACTCAGTTTGCCCCCATGTTTTTTACATGGACAAGTTAAAATAAAATACTCCAAAGACAACTTTAGACCAATTATGTGCCTGCAAGGGGTGCATCGCGATATAAGGATTTAAATGCGCATGGCATATTTATAATCCTTTGACTGATCCCTAACCTTTTTAGCCGTTATAAAGATTGaagaaatttttttagttttccatACCTCGTCAATGCAGTTGACACAGAGAAGaccttttttttccccttttctatTGGTTTAAAGTGTGTACTGCTTGCTGCTTCCAGTATTTCTTGTTATTTTTATCATGGAAGAAGCATACTTCAACCATCTAATGAACAGAGCAAGCCTTTAGTGGCTACTCTGTTGATGCCAATAAGTAAGTCTCCTGTGCAGGCAGATGCAGAACCTCATGATCCCCGAGACCTTGTTTTTATGAATATAGTATGGAACAAAGCAGTGACCTGAGGAACTGGCTCAAGATACTCGATATTTATTGAAGCAAGTGTGTCTATCCTTATTATATGTGCTAGAAGGAAGATTGACTTGATGATGGTATAGGGTGCTGTAAGGGTGAGATGAAAATCAAGAATGTGAGCTGAAGCTGTCAAAAAAGTTAATGAAGTTTTAACTATATGAAAAGGTAACTCTAAATTGCATTATTAGAGAGGAGGATAAGTACCCAACCCAAATATTTGGGATCAAAGGCTCGAGGCGTAACCTCATTTGTTAgtgttgtattttaaatttcttCTAGAGAGTCAGTGCTGGACTTAAAATTGTggcaaaaattaataaaataaaaaaagaagggtTGAATGCTCAGGGATAGAATTGGCTTTGATTCAGTGCATTGGTTTCTATTTCAATGTTCTTGTTACTCAATTTTATGGTAGTAATGAGCCTTTGTTTTCTTTACTACTGATATGATTCACCATTGGAGAGACTGCTGATTGTCCAGGACAGAGCATTGGTACAGAAGCCAATGTTTGAGGGATTCTGGCAGAGGGATGTAGAAGAATCCATCCGGCAGGGAATTGCAAAACCATTTGTAGAGGAAGCTGTGTTGCAGGTATCAAATTGGGGGTTCAGCCTTGCAGACCTTAGAATGCTAAAGAAACGCCAAGGAAAAGATGTCCTGCACTGGCTCAAGTCTTTGTATAACCAGGAGGAGGAATTGACTGGCTTTCTTGGCCCAATACATGTATGGCAGGTCAGCATATAGCCCAAGTATTCCATTTAGTTATTTTGAGCTTCTTCTGAAGACCGCGGCAGTATTCATTTGTGTAGCCTTATTCCTGAACTTCGTTTATTCCCGGAAAGAGCTGGGGAAAGGGGAACTAAGTACTTCTAAAATGTTTTCCTGAAGATTTTTACCCATCTCGGTTGACCTCCATTAATATTTGTGAAACCAACCATAGGATTTAAGATCCATCTGTTTGACATACAATATTAATAATTTCCTTTTCATGTGCATGGTGGTCAAATTGCATCTTCATCTTCATTGTGAAAGAACATATTTTAAACAACTCTGAGCTAAGACTTTGAATAGAATTTTTTGGCTAAAATGCTTTAAAATTGAGCATATTTGCAAATAACATTGCTGATGATGGGGTTCCTTGCAGGCTATGCCTTCAGAAATAAAATCCAGaagttaaataaaaaatttaaacaaggaatgttgagagagacagagagacagagagaagaagaagaagagaagaatatGTATGCTAATTTTTCTTGAGAGGTCTTAGCACTCTGTTAGCCAAAAATCAAAACTCCGGTATAGGTCTTTAATTATTGAATCTTCCCATGGTTTATATACAGGGTATGGATGATAGGGTCAGCCCACCATCAATGGCAGATTTTGTTCAACGTGTTGTCCCAGGAGCCATGGTACATAAGATCTCCAAGGAGGGTCATTTCACCTATTTCTATTTCTGCGATGAATGCCATAGAAACATATTCACTACGCTCTTTGGGACTCCTGAGGGTCCCCTCAACAATACTGCTGAAGTAGAACAAACTCTTGCCGAAGCAGATGCAGAAGACAAGGAGAAGGTAACTTTTGGTGATACCGTGCCAAACTAGAATAATTTTGTTAACTAAATTTAGAGAAAAGGAGCCCATTGTACATAAAACAGGTTTGCTCCATTAATCATGCAGCAAGATTGTATAGAAGTGAATCACTAGTTCTGTACCAGTTCTTGGGCTTGCTGAGGAGGTGCAACTGCGTGTTAAACATTTGGAGTCAATAAAAGGGAAATGATACACCAAAATTGAATGTATTCTGATTCTAGTTGAAGTTTGGGCACCCCATTTCCTTCTTAAGCGTTACTGTTATAGCTTCAGTTTACAGCTCACTGACCACATCTAAGCTTGAAAGATTTTTGTATTGGGGTCTTTGGTGGTATAGATTTCAGACCATTTGGATCATATGAATTTATATGAAATCCAATATAATTTTGAGCTGTATTTTGTTCAGATACAAATTCAAGTCTATCCCCAAGCTCTCAAGCATTGTCAAtatttttcaattccattattttTTTCGTAGCCATCAAACAAAGCATTTTGCTATGGGAAAATGGAATGTGGCTAGGAATGCTGAATCAATATTGCAAGTGTGCACACATTCAATTTGCATGTTTTCAAGCCTAAAATCCTTGAGGGTCGTTTGGACTTGAGTAAGAATTTAAtttgagaaaaggaaagaaaaataaaataagaaagaaatttatttgttattatatttttctccataaatgttataaaaaatttaaaaatatattaaaatatagtttaaaattaagaaaaaactaatgttaataatgtgtaaaattaaatttgcttcatatttatttttttctctttctttgatGACAAAATATGAAGAAATTATTGGTTAAAATTTTctgttctttttcttttaaatatttttttagtttcaAACAACCATAAATTTGAccttataacaatatttttaatataaaaatgaaGGAATAAGGTAGCGTTTGGAAGCACAAATTTTGAGGGTTAAATTTGAATTTAGTATagttttatattaaattttatttagtCAAAGCCTTCAGTTATCATTCTTATTTAATTATCttttccaaaaaaagaaatagaCCCCTCAAATTATTCATGTTTTCTATTAGTAATCAGCTCATtaaaataaggataaatatataaaattgtattttatgaatttaccttacattcatcatttttcatcttctttaaaaaataagaaattaataAACTAATTGTAAATTCAAATTCCTAAAGTATATTCTTTTCCTATTTAGTTCAGCTAATATGAGtgcaaagaaaaaaagaaattatatggTGTATAtggttattttattatattattcttCTAAGTTGTAAGAATTAAGAAGAGTGCAATATTATAAAGCAATGGTAGTATTAAAacgaaaaattattttttacatttaattaaaaaatataaattttatttattaattcaattgCAAAGACCACACAAAATGCATAATAAACCTATATTTGTACTGAACTCAACGATCACAATATTATGATtacaatattttaattaattagtttttagaaataaacaaacaatataaaaaataaaatagcatatataatatttgtaatttgagaaaattttattttaataatagacatacttgttttcttctttttcattttttatttgaatcttgaaaaattattaAATACACCATGTCTATACGCCAAATTTATCATGATTTTACTATGCATATGTATTTAACTAGTTTAGACAAAATTGTGTTAGGTCTAATGTATGAATTAGTGTACGTTTTCTTGAATctctttggaaaaaaaaaaaaatcttattaagTCTTCCCTTTTTCTCTTTACTTCTTTCTCTACTTCACTCTTGTTTCTCTTCTGTTCTCTCCACCTTTCCCCAATTTCAATTGTATTCTCTCAACttatttttttcacattttttttagaaattttaagaaTGTTTctataaattttatttcaaattcacACCACAATTTTATTTGCATTCTTTTCAATTAAAAAATCATTTACACATAGATTTAATCCATAGAATGACAatagattctaaaaagaaaattcatgaaatcaaattttctaattttaattgtgaTCACAGTgtataattgaaaatatatgtacGAAAACTATCAATTCAGACGAAATTCTAATTAAATATTCTATTATAAGTTGAATagcatttgaattttaaatttctctTTGATTTTTAGGTAAAATACACTCACCTGAGGTTTGCCCAAAGGATAAAGACCTCCTTTAAGATTTTAAAACTACCATAGAATTCTTTTAATGTTCTCCAAAAATACACAGATTTTCCTAAAAAAACGTATCTTTTTGATAAATCTGAGGGGATGTCCTTGAAATTCCTAAAATTCAAGAAAGGttccttaaatttttaaaatttcaaagatgGTAATTATTTTTATGTCAAATTTCATGGAAGATCAATGTCTtttactcttaattttttttaaaaaaattttggttgTATATCATCCTTGATCAAAACTTTTGTTTGGTTATTAAACTTTTAAACGGGGTCATCCCTCATCCAATTCTAAACCTATCCTTATCACAGGCAACCTAACACGCACCATtaacaatttaacaataatgTGCGACAAACAATATaaatcttttcttaaa
This region includes:
- the LOC131149842 gene encoding uncharacterized protein LOC131149842 isoform X2; this encodes MSDPYESQLWPNEFAGANAGEEENVSRKAAEFFMGLGEMMVGFGRACRDIVKQSVLKEDFYVVRKLGGPCSKACERLSFLNEYLPEDRDPVHAWSVILSVFFVALAALTFNARDDTYTPLKKVCTHPPNASRILLPDGRYLAYQEQGVPAERARFSMIALHSFLSSRLAGIPGIKTSLLEEFGIRLVTYDLPGFGESEPHPDRDLLSSAMDMSYLANAVGIQDKFWVVGFSGGSIHAWAAIRYIPDRLAGAAVFSPMVNPYEPRMTKEEKYRIWNKWPAKRKLMFFLARRFPRFLAYFYHQSFLCGMHGQIERWLSLSLGKRGMDDRVSPPSMADFVQRVVPGAMVHKISKEGHFTYFYFCDECHRNIFTTLFGTPEGPLNNTAEVEQTLAEADAEDKEKVTFGDTVPN
- the LOC131149842 gene encoding uncharacterized protein LOC131149842 isoform X1, translated to MSDPYESQLWPNEFAGANAGEEENVSRKAAEFFMGLGEMMVGFGRACRDIVKQSVLKEDFYVVRKLGGPCSKACERLSFLNEYLPEDRDPVHAWSVILSVFFVALAALTFNARDDTYTPLKKVCTHPPNASRILLPDGRYLAYQEQGVPAERARFSMIALHSFLSSRLAGIPGIKTSLLEEFGIRLVTYDLPGFGESEPHPDRDLLSSAMDMSYLANAVGIQDKFWVVGFSGGSIHAWAAIRYIPDRLAGAAVFSPMVNPYEPRMTKEEKYRIWNKWPAKRKLMFFLARRFPRFLAYFYHQSFLCGMHGQIERWLSLSLGKRDRALVQKPMFEGFWQRDVEESIRQGIAKPFVEEAVLQVSNWGFSLADLRMLKKRQGKDVLHWLKSLYNQEEELTGFLGPIHVWQGMDDRVSPPSMADFVQRVVPGAMVHKISKEGHFTYFYFCDECHRNIFTTLFGTPEGPLNNTAEVEQTLAEADAEDKEKVTFGDTVPN